In the genome of Candidatus Stygibacter australis, the window CAGACAATGAATATGCTATTGACTACTTAATTACTTATTCTGGCTCACAAGATTCCCAATACAGATCTCAATTCAGAAATGAGAGTGAAGAAAATACAAAAATATGGTTTAGTAATCAGTTAGGTGATAAGTCTTCAATTTTATCTGCTGGACCCGAATTTATTAATCTGGAAGATTTAAATACTAATGTCGAGCTGAAATATACTACAAAAGTAAAAGGATTTCTTATTAGACAAGGGACTTATGCCTATTTCACATTACCTTTAGAGAAAATCGAACTCAGCGTGGGAGCTCAAAAGAGGGTGTTACCATATCAAATCGAAAGAACATTTTCCTGCGAAGAAGAATTTGTTATTGAAAATATTCCTACTGATCTGAAAGTGATAAAACCTGAGAAGGGAACAAAAGATGTATTTAAGTTTGGGAAACAGAAAATCAGCTATTCAATAGATATTAAACATAATAATGATACAATTATCTTCAGAAGAATTATTGAGATACCAGAAGGGATAATACCTGTTGATGATTACGGGGAATTCAGAGATTTTGTTAATGATATGAACAATCCGACTAATAGCGTGATCTTCATGGAAATGGGTGATTGATTCAAGTCTGCCCATCTTTATAGTAATCTCAATGAGACTGTAACAAGTGGTGATCCTCTGATGCTATCTTTTGATTTAAAAGAGGATTGTAAGTGCTAATTAGAAACTGTTCAATCTTAGATTGATTTATCCCTGAAGGGGATTTGTCAATTTCACAAAAATTGACAAATATGATGGATATTCGCACTTCTTTCTGCAATAATTACTATTCTTATAATTTTCAATTACTTATATTGAACAGTCTATCAAGATGATTTGCCTTAGAACAACAAAGCACATAGTGACATTATAATGTCACTATGTGCTTTGTTGTTGCTCCTTAAGGGCGGTATATGACTATGATGATAGTTAATTATTTGCAGGATATGGGAATAGGTGGGATTTACTTCATAGGACATATTGAGCATATAGGATCTATAGACCCTAAAATTATGCTGACATTGTGATACACCTTAGAAAGCAGTGGTACATTAAATGTACCATACTACAAATATTGTACCACAAGGATAAATATGTATCACCAGACCTGAAATTGAACTATGTCATTTTGACATAGTTCTCCAATATGCTATAGCAAAATGGAAGGTCAGAGTTTTTTATCAGCATCACAAAATAGTTATTAGCACCAATAAATATTTATATTTAGATATAATATTGATAAATAGCAGACTTAACATAAAATTCCTTCCGGATTGGAACTGGGATTGCATTATAATAAAGAAAACCTAAACCTGGTGGGAGTATGACTGAAGTAATAAAAATAACAGAAAATGAAAGTGTAATGCCCGAAATGATCTCAGAGATCAGCGAAGTAATAGAGTTCTGCAGTACGGGCAAGCGATATTTTTGCTTCACCATTGTTTTAAATGATAACCGGATCATTAATATTCTGCGAGAATATGGTAATGCCAATCGAAACCTTAAGGAACTTGAAATAAAAGCCCTGCATAAGGGATTAATAGATGCACAGCCACAATGAGCTGCTAAAAATCATAATTAATGGAAATCATTATATAATGACATTTACAGCAGAAGTTGTCTTAGAAAGATACCCCACTGAGGGAGTCATTCATCATCTGGCAGAATTTGCACATGATGAATGCAGGGGTATCTCTGAGACAATTTTTGCTTATGATAACTTCTGACCCGGGTAATAATATCTCTGGACTGGTTATGAATTTTGAGATTGATAAAACCCTGCCTGCAAACAGGTTGGTGAATATATATCCAAACCCGATCAATCCCAGTACAATGATAAGTTTTTATCTAACGGAGGAGTCATTGGTAGATAATGATCAGATTGGGCAACTGAAAAATAATTTAGAAGTCACCAGACTTAGCGGCAGCGAAGAAGAGCTGGTCACAGTTCTGGAATCAATTCTAATGTCACATCTCCAGGCGAGAGAAATCCTAAAGACCATTCCTTATGATGAGGAGCTGGTGACAATATTCCGAAAGAGCAGCAAGAGGAATAAACTGGCTCAAATCTTAGATTTTCTGGGAAGAGTATATATGATCAAGCCAGATTATAATAAATCCCTGGAATATATCCAAACAGCGCTGGAACTATCCCGGGAACTGGATGATAATAAAGAAGAATCATATTGTCTGATGAATCTGGCAACAGCAAAGGGAAAAATGCGGAAATAAGAGCCTTACATTCAGTGATAAGAAATAAATTTGATCAATATATAAATCAAGAGATAAAAAAGGAGTTATGATGAAAAAATGGGCAGTCGTTTTGTTGTTTGTGAGCATGTTAATTATGCTGGGTGCTTTTGTTGATGAAAATGTGGAAAAGAGTTCCAGTGAGGAGATATCTTCAATTAATAATGCAATTGGAGGTGGACGTCCGATAACATTTAGTGGAGGAGATGGTTCGGAAGGGAATCCCTGGCAGATAACTGACCTGGATGATCTGCAATATCTCAGTGAAACTTCGGGTTATTGGGGAGATTTTTTTATTCAAACAGATGATATTGATGCATCCACTACGAGTACATGGGATGATGGGAATGGTGGAGATCCGGAAGGATTTATACCGATTGGAAATTCAAGTGACTTCTTTACGGGATTTTATAATGGACAGGGTCACGTAATCGATGGATTGTTTATTAACCGAGTAAATAATAATATTGGTTTATTTGGTAGAACTTCTGGGGCAGAAATCGAAAATATTGGGATAATCAATTCCAATATAACAGGTTGGCAGTATGTTGGTGTTCTTGCTGGATATACCTTAGGAACTTCATTCAATAATTGTTATACCAGCGGTTCTGTTGAGGGAGGATATCAGACAGGCGGGTTAATAGGAATGCCTTTTACATCAAGCTCCATAACTAACTGTTATGCGATGAGTTCAGTGATTGGCACCAGTGAAACAGGTGGTCTGGTTGGGCATAGTCTTGGCTCTGTTATCAGCAATTGTTATGCTAATGGTTCAGTGAGTGTCACTGAATATTCTGGAGGCTTGATTGGATTTTCAGAGACTTCTACTGTGCAAAACTGTTTCTGGAATTCGCAAACCTCAGGTCAAACAAGTAGTGCTGGTGGAACAGGTAAAACGACTGCTGACATGCAGAATGTTGCAACCTTTACAGAAACAGATACAGAAGGACTTACAACTCCCTGGGATTTCGTAACTAATCCTAATGATGACAGTGCTGATGATGATTACTGGGATATGGATCAATTGGGAACAGTAAATAATGGTTATCCTTATCTTAACTGGGATTATTTGATAGACCCTCCTCTTCCCGTCACTCTTTCGTCATTTACGGCAATTTATAATGGAGATAACCCCGTTATTCAATGGATCACCTGCAGTGAGATGCAGAATTCCGGCTGGAATGTTTACAGAAATTGTGAAGAAGATTATAGCTCCTCTTTGAAATTGAATATAGATCTTATTCCCGGAGCCGGTTCTTCCACAGAAATGCACAATTATTCTTATCAGGATGAATATGAAGTGGAACATGGCACCTGCTACTACTACTGGCTGGAAAGTATAAGCAATAGTGGTGGAACAGAAAATTTTGGACCTCTTTCTCTCAATATTCCACACCAGGAAGATGAAGAAGAAGCACCTCCGGTACCTGATCAGTTTAATTTACTGCCTAACTATCCAAATCCTTTCAATCCTGAGACTTGCATTAGCTACAATCTGCCCTTTGAATGCCAGACCGAGTTATCTATCTACAACATTAAAGGTAAAAAGATCATAACTCTGGTCAATGGTATCCAGGAAGCAGGATTTCATTCCCATATCTGGAATGGCAAAGATGAGAACGGTCTGGAAATAAGCAGTGGCGTTTATATTTATAGATTAGAAACTGAGTATTATAAGATGGCAAAGACAATGGTTCTGGTTAAGTAAACCTAACGTTGATAAAATATAATAGAAGCTCCCCTTACGGGAGCTTCTATCATTATAAAATCTTTTAAAAGAATTATTTAGGAATTAACTCATTTAATCTATTATCTGTCATCACTTTATCTATGATAGTTTTTACTATAATATGCAGTTTACTATCTTGCTGATAATCGGCTTCAGCGATGAAATTTACCCGGTTCTCATCATAGAGTCTTCGGGCTTCCTGCTCTCCCCTGCCGGGTTTATATACAGAAATGGAATGACCTCCCTGATCCTTGATCAGCTTCATGCAGGGGACATCTGTTATCCCATCACCAAAATATATCATATTGGTAAATGGCACTGGTCTTTTATCCTTAGGGACGTAGTCATTGATCAGACTGTTATCCCAAACGTTGTATACGCCTTTATTGATCCGGAACAGAAACTGAGTTTTACCAGTATAATTAATGGCAACTCCTGGTGAAATTGCCACACCCTGATCGTTGTAAATAAATGAACAGGCAAAGATCTCTTTGAAATATTTTGCTATCCGGGAGCCAGCGATCATTTCCTTGATGCCAGAAGATAGTACGTAGTGTTCTGCCAACATGTTTTTGCTTTGAACATATTCATTCACTCTGTCAAACCAGCTTTCCACTCCTGCAAAAAATTCGATACTCCTGCCATAACCAGCTAATTTATCTTTGGTGAGTTTCACGCAACTGGTTCCGGCACATTTTTCCAGCATCAGCATCATATAAGCCAGGATAGTATCAGCATTATTTTCTACAGCCCGTTTATTGGCAGTTTCCCAGAATTCCTGAGGTTCTATACCTAATTGCGGCAGGAAGTCATATTCCTGCATATTCCGCGGTGACAAAGTACCATCAAAATCATAAATAAAAGCGATCACAGGTTTCATATTTACTCCAGTTAATTAATCAGTTACCAGAAAATATAATTTTTTTTATTGGTCAATTCTTTTGGGATTATCCAATAATTCTTGACATGAGAGATTTGATTGAGAAAATTATTAATGTATTTAAAAAAGTGTAAATATAATGGATTAAACATGAAAACAAGAACTTTTAAAAAGGTATATGGGATGGTGCATGTGGGGGCTTTGCCGGGAACACCACACTTTCGCGGAAGCATGACTGATATCATCAGAAAAGCAGTGAAAGAGGCTGAATTATTACTTGAGTATGGATTTGATGGTATTATCCTGGAAAATATGCACGATCTGCCGTATCTTAACAGACAGGTGGGAGCAGAGATCATCTCCGGAATGACCGCAGTAAGTACTGCAGTGCGTTCAATCACTGATAGTGAAATTGGTATCCAGGTACTGGCTGGAGCGAATAAAGCAGCCTTGGCAATTGCTTCAATCTGCGAACTGGATTTTATCCGGGCGGAAGGCTATATATTTTCTCAGATATCAGACGAAGGGATGATGAATGGAGATGCGGGAGAATTGCAACGCTACCGTCGTCAGATAGGAGCAGAAGAGGTTAAAATATATTGTGACATCAAAAAGAAGCATTCTGCTCATGCTATCACGGCTGATATTGATATTGCAGAAACAGCAAAAGCTGCAGAATTCTTCCTGGCAGATGGTGCGATCGTGACGGGTATTAGTACAGGCAGTCCGGCAGATAAAGCGGAACTGGAAAGAGTGGGAAAAGCAGTTGATTGCCAGGTTCTGATCGGTTCTGGACTAACGAATGATAATTTAGCAGAATATTGGGATTTAGCTGACGGTTTTATCATCGGCAGTTACCTGAAAATAGATGGTTTATGGAGTAATGATCTGGACGTAGAGCGCTGCAGATTGTTGATGGAATTAGTAACAAAATTAAAAAATAAAGGAAAAGATTATGATCAGGAAAATCAAGATTGAGAAGATTTACAGTTTAATGCAGGCAGTATTCACTGGTTGCGGTGTACCTGAAGATGATGCGAAGATATGTGCAGATGTGCTGATAACGAGTGATTTACGGGGAATAAAGTCTCACGGATCAGGCAGACTTAAGATGTATTATGACAGGTTTAAGGATGGGATATTATTTCCTGAAACCAAAATCGATGTGATTAGAGATATGGCAGCAATCAGCGTGTGGGATGGTAATCATGGCATGGGTCATGTGGTAGGCCATAAAGCAATGAAAACAGCTATAGAAAAAGCGAAGAAGTATGGTATTGGTGCTGTGGCTGTGCGTAATTCCACTCATTATGGAATAGCCGGATATTATGCCTTGATGGCAGCTAAGGAAAATATGATCGGTTTATCATATACCAATGCGCGACCTTCTATCTGCCCATTATTTGGGATAACGCCTATGCTGGGAACAAATCCGATAGCCTTTGGCGCACCCAGTGATCTGGAATATCCTTTTGTGTATGATGCAGCAACATCTATCACCCAGCGGGGGAAGATAGAGGTGCTTGATCGAGCAAATAAACCTACACCTGAAGGATGGGTGATGAATTATAAAGGTGAAACCAGTACTGACACCAAGCAAATATTGAAAGACCTGATCGCTAAGAAAGCAGCCCTATTGGCTTTGGGTGGAAAAGAGGAAGAAACGGGTGGTCACAAGGGTTATGGACTGGCAATGATGGTTGAGATCATGTCAGCAGCTTTGCAGAATGGTAAATATCTGGGTGACCTATCAGGATTTGATGAAGAAGGCAAGCCGGTAACGCATAATCTGGGACATTATTTCCAGGCGATTAATATCGAAGCATTCACTGACGTGGAAGATTTCAAAAAAATAACCGGAGATATTATGCGCCAAATGCAGAATTCTGCCTTGAGACCGGATAAGAATAGGATCTGGGTGGCAGGTGAAAAAGAATTTGAAATCGAAAAAGAAGTTAGAGCAAATGGCGTGGAAGTGAATGATGCACTATACCGGAATATGCAGATAATGATCGAGGAACTGGGATTGGATTTTGAGATCTAAGCTCAGTTGATAATATAAAGTCCTGACTGATTTTTTACCAGCCAGGACTTTTTTCTTTATTTCAAAAGTAATAATTTAGAATATTTACTTATCTGAGGACTTCGGAAAGAAGAGAAATATATACCAGAAGCCAGTTTTCGATTATTATCATCCTTGCCGTTCCAGGTAATAGTATAATATCCGGGAGCAAATTCTTCAGATGCCAGGGATTTTACCTTTTGTCCTTTAATATTATAAATATCCAGATTTACAAATTGAGTTTGGGCAAGTTGAAAAGCAAAAGTAGTTTCAGGATTGAATGGGTTGGGATAATTACCATTGAATGAGGTTACTTCAGGGATATCAGTATCTGAATTGGGTGTGCTTGTATATGAAAGATAAACCGGAAGAGTAGATTCATTTCCAAAATTATCACTTACATATATCGAAGCACTGTAATCTCCGCTTTCAAGACCCTGGGGCTCACAATTAATCTCAACATAAACCGTTTCATTGGGAGTAACAAACCCCTCATCTGGAGTAAGAGAAAGCCAGGAAGTCTCATATGGTTCGATCCTGAGCTCAAATTGTCCTAGAAAAGAAGAAATATTCCATAATCCTAGTTGAGCTGAGTCAGTTGCATTATCAGCCAGTTCAAAAGAGAATTCCGCCGTATCTATCAGTAATACTTCGGGAGCATTTCCGCTTGCTGCAGGAAATTGTATATCATCAAGCCAGAAGCAATCAGAGCCTCCTTCAACTCCGATATCCTTTTCATATTCCCACTTCAAAGTATATTGCCCCACTGGCAGATCATATTCCAAAAACATCCAGCCAGTTTGACCACTCCAGTCATCCTGAATAATTTCATCAATATAGAAGCTTACCACATCCCAATAAGATTCAGTGGATACATACATCCAGTACGCTATCTCGCCAGGCTGAGAAGTAATGATATCAACTTCCAGCCAGGTGATTTGATTATCTCCGATATCACCACTTACGGCTGCATAATTACCATTATGAGATGTAGTAGAGATTGTGAAATCTGCATCTCCACCAGTTTCCCAGGGGAAGCGGGAAAAATCTCCGCTTTCAAAATCCTCTAGGGATACACCAACAGTGACTGCATAATCAAATCCAGTATTAAAATCAAAATCACCATCAACATTCAGCAGAAATTCCAGATTATCACCTTCTTCAACCGAATTATCCACAGAGGCAGGAAAAATAAGATATGATTGATTACTGCCAGGTATCTCACTTAGTTGATTAGATGGCTGTCCAAGACTAAGAGCAGGATCCATAGGATAGGCAGAAAATATCGGAGAAAACACTGCTGCACCACCAGTATTATTGATCACAATTCCCAGATCAAATGATTCTCCCGGGTCAATCATCTGATTATTATTATCATCATTCATAATAAATGTATATCCCGGTTCCAGATCAGGTGCATTTATGGTATAAGTTCTGTTCCCCGTAAAGGAAATTCCATTGTAGTAAACAGTGATCTCAAGATCAATCAGATGACCATCAGGGCAATCATTACTTACTTCTATTTCAAATCCTGTTTCGGGATATAGAAATTCACCTCCAGGAATGTCTGGATAAGTTATTGAATCCTGAGTGAGAATAACATAATCATCTTCCAGAGCAGCTATAGCACTAACATTTTCTGCTGCCCCTTGACCAATATTATTCAGCGAGATCAAGATCTCAGCGTTTTCTCCATAATCAATCTGACCATCCCCTCCGCTATCGATCACATTGTCTCCATAGAGCACCAGATAGGCTTCTTCATAAGGTATCGGCTCGCTTGTAAAAAAGATAGCAGAGCCATCCTGCAATTGATCTGCCTGAACAGGATAAACATTATTATAGGTATATTCAAGCCCGTGTGTACTGGTGTGATCTTCTATTCCTATCGTGGCAAATTGGCCATGAAGGACATAATATCCACCATAAGAACCCTGATCATCATTATTGAATTCTTCATATTGAAAAAGCAGATTACTGTTTCCACCAGTTGATGGATAATGATCTGAGTCATAAATTATCGCTTGAAATGTAACTTCCGAATAGCTGTAATCTATCCGCAAACGCGACCATTCGACAATAAAAGTATGATTCACCTGGTCATGATAATAGCACACATTTCCAGTAGATGTTATCAGATCATCCCAAAATGGTGCGATCATTGGTGAAGGTCCCCCTGGACCTGGAATTGACCAGTTCATAAAATCCCGAATTCCTGTGTCACCTGGTGATATCCAGCCATTGGAACAGATAGATATTTCATCATAATCTATACCATAAAATTTGAAACTGATCGGGATATCAACCACTTCTGTATCTCCTGTATTGCCATTATCATATAAATTTAATACTGTCCCCTGTCCCCCGTAAACCGGATCAATCTCTATCCAGTTATATTCAGGGCAATCTATATAGCCAATATCTGACTGATCATAGCAGTAATATCCTCCTCCATCAGGACCCAGAGGGTCCCCGATTCCCGCTTCACCTACAGTAATTAAAAAAGTAACTGAGGGATGATCAAGTTCAGGTGTCGTGATATGTAAGGTTAATTCTATTTGAGTACCTGGAATTATATCTGATTGGGCAATTATATGAAATGGGTCAGCAAAATTATTTCCTATGCTCGCACTGGGAATTTGTCCACAATAACCAGAAATATCAGAAACCACCAGTTTTGGGTTATTACTCGCTAATTCTAAATTCACATTAGAAGCTAATTGCTGACCGGCATTAAGCAGATATACTATAAGATCAGTTTCTTCTCCAGGATCAAAATGTCCTGATATACTCAGTTCATAATCTTCCAGAAGTAGACTGGGTGCAAATACAGTATCAGAATAACGGAACGTCCAGATCTCACCCGAGCCAGCGAGAGTGAAATCAATGATCAGGTCATCTATTCCTGTAATATTATCCGGTAAAATTAAACTGATATTGGGATCCGTTGTATATGTCCCGTTAGCTTCAATTTCAGATATATCAAGACTATTATTAGTGAACTCAATCCCGGGGGTTGATGATTGGGCAGTCAAAGTGAGATCGCTGATATTTTCACTGAAATAACTCGTTAAACTAAGCTGCAGTTCAATTTCTTCTCCCGGACTGGCCAATCCATCACCATTACCAGTCACATTATCTATCACCTGAAAATCCGCTGAAAA includes:
- a CDS encoding GLUG motif-containing protein codes for the protein MMKKWAVVLLFVSMLIMLGAFVDENVEKSSSEEISSINNAIGGGRPITFSGGDGSEGNPWQITDLDDLQYLSETSGYWGDFFIQTDDIDASTTSTWDDGNGGDPEGFIPIGNSSDFFTGFYNGQGHVIDGLFINRVNNNIGLFGRTSGAEIENIGIINSNITGWQYVGVLAGYTLGTSFNNCYTSGSVEGGYQTGGLIGMPFTSSSITNCYAMSSVIGTSETGGLVGHSLGSVISNCYANGSVSVTEYSGGLIGFSETSTVQNCFWNSQTSGQTSSAGGTGKTTADMQNVATFTETDTEGLTTPWDFVTNPNDDSADDDYWDMDQLGTVNNGYPYLNWDYLIDPPLPVTLSSFTAIYNGDNPVIQWITCSEMQNSGWNVYRNCEEDYSSSLKLNIDLIPGAGSSTEMHNYSYQDEYEVEHGTCYYYWLESISNSGGTENFGPLSLNIPHQEDEEEAPPVPDQFNLLPNYPNPFNPETCISYNLPFECQTELSIYNIKGKKIITLVNGIQEAGFHSHIWNGKDENGLEISSGVYIYRLETEYYKMAKTMVLVK
- a CDS encoding BtpA/SgcQ family protein; the encoded protein is MKTRTFKKVYGMVHVGALPGTPHFRGSMTDIIRKAVKEAELLLEYGFDGIILENMHDLPYLNRQVGAEIISGMTAVSTAVRSITDSEIGIQVLAGANKAALAIASICELDFIRAEGYIFSQISDEGMMNGDAGELQRYRRQIGAEEVKIYCDIKKKHSAHAITADIDIAETAKAAEFFLADGAIVTGISTGSPADKAELERVGKAVDCQVLIGSGLTNDNLAEYWDLADGFIIGSYLKIDGLWSNDLDVERCRLLMELVTKLKNKGKDYDQENQD
- a CDS encoding C25 family cysteine peptidase; this encodes MLCLLFSLIIVLNANSVNNFMADNIECVKNEEATELQFSIPDYQIEEIEAEGNSYQRIITTGGGEYALPGYPEVPCFSTLVAVPDQGRIGFEIISVQQTIEEEIRLYPRQNLQSESQPPDRSFVINEDVYGSYSIYPESAAMTGEPVIMRDYRLVRVTFNPFQYDALSRNLIINQQITVRIFAEDQPGINEITKVKKPSRAFDKLYSKTVVNYESVKRTEEFQKPCILYIYYNNNTVEDYLQYLVDWRQQKGFEVHTASLSQAGNSANNIQNYIQDAYDDWENPPEYVCLVGDANGSFTIPCFWIDTGETDNDFVMLEGNDILPDAAIGRIPFDTTTQLASIISKIINYEKEPYMGNTNWFNRALMVGDPSTSGTSCIDTKLYVDDMMAITAPNIDPINVFSGNYSSSININLNQGCVYFNYRGHGDFSGWSVNAINNLTNGSMLPVVVFLTCATGSYASYGDCMSERFLKVGSTTNPMGAVAAISTATSLTHTTYNNCIDQGIWTGLFVDENWDMGMGLMRGKLNMYINFPTNPANAQHQFISWNNLMGDPAMEIWSDVPEQLSVVCPEQLNPGMSQIEVQILSGGYPVENALVTLLDEEENSISVYSEASGSAWISLEDLTAGELMLTVSKHNFVPWQSELELADDIEYFSADFQVIDNVTGNGDGLASPGEEIELQLSLTSYFSENISDLTLTAQSSTPGIEFTNNSLDISEIEANGTYTTDPNISLILPDNITGIDDLIIDFTLAGSGEIWTFRYSDTVFAPSLLLEDYELSISGHFDPGEETDLIVYLLNAGQQLASNVNLELASNNPKLVVSDISGYCGQIPSASIGNNFADPFHIIAQSDIIPGTQIELTLHITTPELDHPSVTFLITVGEAGIGDPLGPDGGGYYCYDQSDIGYIDCPEYNWIEIDPVYGGQGTVLNLYDNGNTGDTEVVDIPISFKFYGIDYDEISICSNGWISPGDTGIRDFMNWSIPGPGGPSPMIAPFWDDLITSTGNVCYYHDQVNHTFIVEWSRLRIDYSYSEVTFQAIIYDSDHYPSTGGNSNLLFQYEEFNNDDQGSYGGYYVLHGQFATIGIEDHTSTHGLEYTYNNVYPVQADQLQDGSAIFFTSEPIPYEEAYLVLYGDNVIDSGGDGQIDYGENAEILISLNNIGQGAAENVSAIAALEDDYVILTQDSITYPDIPGGEFLYPETGFEIEVSNDCPDGHLIDLEITVYYNGISFTGNRTYTINAPDLEPGYTFIMNDDNNNQMIDPGESFDLGIVINNTGGAAVFSPIFSAYPMDPALSLGQPSNQLSEIPGSNQSYLIFPASVDNSVEEGDNLEFLLNVDGDFDFNTGFDYAVTVGVSLEDFESGDFSRFPWETGGDADFTISTTSHNGNYAAVSGDIGDNQITWLEVDIITSQPGEIAYWMYVSTESYWDVVSFYIDEIIQDDWSGQTGWMFLEYDLPVGQYTLKWEYEKDIGVEGGSDCFWLDDIQFPAASGNAPEVLLIDTAEFSFELADNATDSAQLGLWNISSFLGQFELRIEPYETSWLSLTPDEGFVTPNETVYVEINCEPQGLESGDYSASIYVSDNFGNESTLPVYLSYTSTPNSDTDIPEVTSFNGNYPNPFNPETTFAFQLAQTQFVNLDIYNIKGQKVKSLASEEFAPGYYTITWNGKDDNNRKLASGIYFSSFRSPQISKYSKLLLLK
- a CDS encoding Ldh family oxidoreductase, giving the protein MIRKIKIEKIYSLMQAVFTGCGVPEDDAKICADVLITSDLRGIKSHGSGRLKMYYDRFKDGILFPETKIDVIRDMAAISVWDGNHGMGHVVGHKAMKTAIEKAKKYGIGAVAVRNSTHYGIAGYYALMAAKENMIGLSYTNARPSICPLFGITPMLGTNPIAFGAPSDLEYPFVYDAATSITQRGKIEVLDRANKPTPEGWVMNYKGETSTDTKQILKDLIAKKAALLALGGKEEETGGHKGYGLAMMVEIMSAALQNGKYLGDLSGFDEEGKPVTHNLGHYFQAINIEAFTDVEDFKKITGDIMRQMQNSALRPDKNRIWVAGEKEFEIEKEVRANGVEVNDALYRNMQIMIEELGLDFEI
- a CDS encoding HAD family hydrolase, whose translation is MKPVIAFIYDFDGTLSPRNMQEYDFLPQLGIEPQEFWETANKRAVENNADTILAYMMLMLEKCAGTSCVKLTKDKLAGYGRSIEFFAGVESWFDRVNEYVQSKNMLAEHYVLSSGIKEMIAGSRIAKYFKEIFACSFIYNDQGVAISPGVAINYTGKTQFLFRINKGVYNVWDNSLINDYVPKDKRPVPFTNMIYFGDGITDVPCMKLIKDQGGHSISVYKPGRGEQEARRLYDENRVNFIAEADYQQDSKLHIIVKTIIDKVMTDNRLNELIPK